Genomic DNA from Desulfonema ishimotonii:
GGCGTGACCTCCGGCATCCTGATGGCACAATACGTCAAGGATCACTTTCCCATGCAGACCGCCTCGGACAGCTATTTTATCCAGTCCGTCGCCCCCTGGTGCAAGGAAGACGCCCTGATGGTCATGCTCAATGCCACGCCCGGCAAGCGCGGCTATGCCGTCTCCTACCCCACGGATGAGGACAAGGCCAGATGGGTGCCCGAAGCTGAAAATGCGGCCACCATTGTTTACCGCAAAAACGGCGACACCGGCATCTGGGACGGCTTGGTGCTTGCTTTCGAGTGGGGCGAGACCGGCTGCCCGGATTACGGCAGCAGCGTTATCACCTATCTCTGCTCCGACCTCTGGTATCTGGAACGTATGGATCAGCCGGAAACCTTTGTGAAGGTGGTTAAAGAATTTCAGCTTCCCGAAGGTGTCGAGGCAAAGGAATATGCCCGTCCGGGCGTTGATCCCATGGAAATGCTGGGATTGGTGCAAACTGACACAGAGGAATAAAAACATGATCCCCCCGCAGGCAGGATTTTTATTCTCGCGCCGGCCTGCGGGGATTTTAAATTCCACTGCATGAATTCAGTTATATTTTCGCAGGGGCAGGTCACGGGCCTGCCCCTGCAAATGTTGAATCAATTCAGATGCGATCACTGAGCGTCAGTTTTTTCCCCGGAAAAATGGAAGCATCGGAACGGAAAAGAGAGCCTGCGGGCTGTCAATCAGATTGCGAGAGAGAAGGAGTATTGAATGCGGAAAGCAGAGTTTGTCATTATTCTGATTCTGGCTGTTTTACTGCCGTTTACCCCGGCCTGCCGGGGAGAAGAGGAGAAAGAGGGCGCGCATGAACTTGAAGAAATCATTGTGACAGCGCCCAAACCGGAGGATGTGCCGGACTATGTTCAGGATGTTATATCCCCGGAAGAGATTCGGCGTCCCGTTATGTCGGGATCGGTTCTGGATGCACTGGGCAATCAGGCAGGGATCCAGTTTCAGAGAGGCTCGCTCAGCAGCAGTGAAAGCGGCAAGCTGCGGCTGAGGGGATTCAATGAAAACCGTCTGAGAATCCTCAGGGACGGTATTCCCGTACACCGGGACGGTTCCTTCGGCAACGGGCCGGTGGACTGGAGCACCCTGTCGGGCGAGGATGTGGAGCGGATCGAAATCCACCGGGGGGCCGGGCCTGCCAAATTCGGCAACACCCTGGGGGGCGTGGTCAACATCGTCACCCGGAAGCCTGATGAAAAGCCGGAGACGAGTATCAGCACAGTGTATGGCAGCCACGATACCTGGGACACCAAGGCATCCCATGCCTGGAAAATCGGCCCTGCCGCCTGGAGTCTCTCCGCAAGCCATTATGAAACCGACGGCTATCTCCGGAACAATTTCACGGAGCGGGACAATTTCTCCGCCGACCTCTCCTTCGACCTCTCCGGTGGTTTCGAGATGGGGGCCGGGCTGACGGTTTCGGACATGGAGAACGGCAACCCGGTCTACAACCGACCGGACAGCCCCTACTACAAAGGCGGCGACCCGGATGCGGACGAACGCGAACTGGGCGGACCGGGCATCGGGGCCCGGCTGTTGCAGGGGGCCTTTGCCTGGGGGGAGCGCTCGGCCACGGAAGATGAGAATATCGCCTTCACCGCCTTCGGGCTGAAGAAATTCGCATCCGGCCATATCCGCACGGATTTCAGGATCTGGAACCAGGACCGGCACGAGGTCTATTATGACGCGACCGACAGCAATAAAAAAATCTACGAGCGGGATACAAAGGCCGAGGATGACAACTGGTCGCTTCAGGCCGAGGCCGTCTTTCAGCTCGGTGCCCACCGCCTTGAGGCGGGCGGCGAAGTGCAGCGCCACGGCTGGGGAGAGCAGACGGTCCGGTTTATTGACGAATCCTATTTCAACGGCTCCATCAATTTTTTCAAATTCATCAGAGAGGGATTCAAAGGCCAGCCCGACACCCTGGGCTATTATGCGGCCTATGTTCAGGATACCTGGGAAATCCACCCGAAAGTCACCCTCGAAGCCGGTCTGCGACAGGAGTGGTTTGAGGCCGACAGCATAGATTCGGACGCCTTCGGATTTGACTGGCCGGCCGAGGTGGGGGAGCTGGATGAAAATCATGCGGACCCCAGAGTGGCCCTGACCGTCCGCCCCTGGGAAGGTGGCAGTTTCACAGCCCGGTTCGGCATTGCCCACCGCTATCCCACATCCCCCGAATATTTCTGGTGGTATCTCAACAATGGCACAGGCTTCTTCAACACCGACTTCAATTCCGAAGAAGCCCGGCAGTACGAACTCTCCTATGAGCAGTCAGTCTCCGACATGTTCGATTTCTTTGTGCGGGGCTATTATTACGACATCAGGGACTATATTGCCTCCACCTTTGTGCCCGGTGTCGGGTCGGTGTACTACAATATCGGCGAAGCGGAGATCAAAGGGACGGAGATCGGCGTTTCAGCGGACCTGCCGTATAACCTGCGGGCCTGGGCCAATTTCACATGGCAGGAAGGGGACAAGGACGATGATCCCTGGGATACGGAGAACCAGCTGGCCGGTCAGCTTGCGGACTTCCCGGAGATCATGTTCAACGCCGGGCTGGACTATGCATATGGCGAAAAGTTTACGGCCCGGCTGTGGCTCAACTACGTGGATGACCGGGAGCATTTCAAGGGCAGGGAGCTGACAGAGCTGGACGCCTACACCCTGCTCAACGCCTCGGCCACCTACCGGGTGTGCGAGACAAAGCACGGCAAATGGGATCTGCTCCTGAGTGCCGCAAATCTCCTGGATGAGGATTACGAAGAGGAAGAGGGATATCCCATGGCAGGCGCGACCGTCATCGGCGGAGTGCGGGTCTCATTCTGACAAAAGGAGGGGACGGATGAAAAGATATGTTCGGATCGTAACATTACTATCGGTGCTGCTGCTGAGTTTCAATTGTGCTGCGGCAGCAGAAAAAACGGAGATTGCAAAACTGGGGGAACAGGCCGTCGCCACCGCATTTGCGAAGCTGAGCGCGACGCCCGGTGATACCGGCATGGCCTGTCTGACCAATGCGGGGTATGTGACATACAGGGGGCAGAGTACCCGTATCCTGTATGACGTGCTTTCGGAAAAGGCCGGGATCAGCCTGGGCCGGGGCAATCTGCTCCCGGTGCATACCCGGCAGGACGAGGCCCTCTGGTTCGCCTTTGTCAAAAAGAAGTCGGCAACGGAACTGCTCATGACCCGTGTCTCCCCCGGTGAAAAGGGCATCAGCGCCACAGAGGTGCTCAACGTCTATGTGGACAAAGAGCAGTCTTTCAAACCCTTCAAAACCGTGCTGGGCCAAAAGGCATTTGCCCTTGTCACTATTGCCAACGGCTGGGCGAACGGTGTCCCGGAAGAACTGATGAACGGCAGCCTCTTTCACGACCACCTCTGCTGCGGCGTCTTTACCGGATACTTCACGGTGAATTTCATCAGAAAGCATCTCCCCCTCAGGGATACGGAGCGGTATATCTACATCGGCGCACCGGCCTGGTGCCAGGATGACTACATCATGAGCCCCCTCAACCTCACGCCCGGAAAGCATGGCTATTATGCGATGGACTATCCCTGGTACCGCCCCTGGAAGACCGGGGAAAAAGTGTACGAAAAGCTCGGCGGCATCATTATCCGGTTTGACAGCGCAAGCCAGACCGGGCAGGCCGCCCTGCTCCGGTTTGACTGGCGTGAGGATGATTTTAAGCAGTTCGTCGGCCTGCCGGACCTGAAACTCGACTGGAAAAACCAGCCCTGGCTCCATGTCTGGTACAACAAATTTTTTCTCAGCCGCATTGACCGGCCCGAAGCGTTTGTATCGGTGCTGAAGGAGAAGGCATTGAAAAGCCGGAAAGACCTGAACCGTCTGATCAAAACGGGGGCCAATCCCCTGAAGGAGATGCTGGGAGAAGACAGGGAATGGGTGGCAGACCTCAACTAAAGTGAAAGGAAAAACAGATGATTTTCAAACCCTTCATGCGGGAAGGCTTTATGCCCCTGCCGGTGGCGTTCATTTCGAGCATCAGCCAAGAGGGCATCCGGAATATTGCGCCGTACTCCTGTATCATGCCGGTGCTCCGGCCCCTGGACCTGATCTGTCTGGCTTCGGCCCGGAAAAGAGACACCCTGGTGAACATCCGGGAAAATCGGGAATTCGTAGTCAACATGGTGGGGGCGGATTTTTCGGACAAGGTGATTCCAACGGCGAAATTCTCGCCGCCCGAAGCCGATGAGTTCGAACTGGCCGGGCTGGATGAGAAGCCGTCCGAAACCATCCGCGCACCGGGCATTGCCGGGAGTTATGCGTGGATGGAATGCGAATTGTACAGAGAGTATGAAGAACCGGACTACATCCTGCTCATGGGCAAGGTGCTGCGGCTGGAAGTGGCGGATGAGGCGCTCTCCCCCGAAGGCGATCTTGATATTCGGAAAACCCAGCCACTGATGATGACCGGCAGCAAAAAAGGGATGAATTTCTGCACGGTCGCGGACATCGGGCAGTTCGAACCCTTCGGGGCCATGTTCCCGGACGGAAAAGATCCCATGTCGGAAAAATACAAAAAATAGATACGGATTCCCGTAGTTTCGGGAAGGCCGGAAAGAGAGGAAACAGTATGGCACAGGTACTGAGCATGGAGGAGTACGATAGCATGGCGCGTCCCCGGATTCAGAAAATTCCGAGTTTCTACGGAGATTGTCTGATTGACGGGGTCATTATCAGAGAGCTGATGCTGTATGCGGACGAACGGGGCTATCTGTCCGAGATCATGCGGCTGGACGATGAGGAGATGAATGCAAAAGATATCAAACAGATCATTGCCTCTTATTCTTATCCCGGAATGGTCAAGGGGTGGCATCTCCATTCCAGGCAGGAAGACCATCTGGTCTGCGTCACCGGCATGACCAAGCTGGTTCTGTATGACTACCGCAGGGAATCTCCCACATATCAGGTCGTGAATGAGATATTCATGGGCGAAAAGCACCCTCGTGCGATCCATATTCCGCCCGGCATTTTTCACGGCACCAAAAATATCGGTCAGGGAATTTCAGTGGTGATCGGTATGCCATCCCTGTTTTACGACGCGGACGATGTGGATGAACGGCGCGTAAATCCGGTGGATAACGATATCATTCCCTATGACTGGGATTGCAAAATGGAGTGAATCGCCTGACCGCCCTTACCTTCCCCTCCCGGCGGCTACAGCAATCTGAATCTCTCTGCCCTCTCCCTCCCCCCAGGGGCGGGCCCCCTGGGTCTGCCCCTCTTCCCGATTTTCATACCTAAAAATTGCAATCGGTATCAGGAGGGTGAAAAAATAGTTCTCCCCCGGTTTGCAATTTCTCCTTTTTTCCAGTAATGTCCGATCAGGTTCCTGCATATGGGTATTTTGAACCTGATCAGCAACTTAAAGGATTTCCGTAACGAAAAATCCGGCAGGAAGCCCGTCAGAAATTTTAAAGCTAAAAAAGATAAATATTATAACATGTATGAAATCAGTTTTCGGATACTCTGAAAAAACATGAAAAATAACGAAAATGCCGCACACAAAAACCTAACCGGACACGACCGGGCCTCATTAAAACTTTTTATTTGAACCGAAAAAGCAACGCTGTCGAAAAACAGTGATACAAAGCACAGGACTGAGATCGGTAGACGATAATCACCACGCTACCGGAAAAACATTGAAACCTTCAGGCTGTTTTTATTCTCTGGCCCGCAGTTCCGAATTGGCCTGCCGAAAACGAATGACTCGCCATCCGGCCAAAGCACCACCTGTTTTCATGCCATTTCCGCAATTTCTCGGAAAATGGCTTTTTACGGGGCACTGCCCGTCCCCCATTGGTATTCATCCAAATACAGGAGGTTCAAGCTCATGAAACGTCTGGCAGTAACGATTTTAACAGGAACGATCTTGCTCTTCGCACCGGACTGGACGGCTGCGGAAGATTCGGTGGCAACCCCCAACGGCGCCATGCGG
This window encodes:
- a CDS encoding flavin reductase family protein, which translates into the protein MIFKPFMREGFMPLPVAFISSISQEGIRNIAPYSCIMPVLRPLDLICLASARKRDTLVNIRENREFVVNMVGADFSDKVIPTAKFSPPEADEFELAGLDEKPSETIRAPGIAGSYAWMECELYREYEEPDYILLMGKVLRLEVADEALSPEGDLDIRKTQPLMMTGSKKGMNFCTVADIGQFEPFGAMFPDGKDPMSEKYKK
- a CDS encoding dTDP-4-dehydrorhamnose 3,5-epimerase family protein, encoding MAQVLSMEEYDSMARPRIQKIPSFYGDCLIDGVIIRELMLYADERGYLSEIMRLDDEEMNAKDIKQIIASYSYPGMVKGWHLHSRQEDHLVCVTGMTKLVLYDYRRESPTYQVVNEIFMGEKHPRAIHIPPGIFHGTKNIGQGISVVIGMPSLFYDADDVDERRVNPVDNDIIPYDWDCKME
- a CDS encoding TonB-dependent receptor, coding for MRKAEFVIILILAVLLPFTPACRGEEEKEGAHELEEIIVTAPKPEDVPDYVQDVISPEEIRRPVMSGSVLDALGNQAGIQFQRGSLSSSESGKLRLRGFNENRLRILRDGIPVHRDGSFGNGPVDWSTLSGEDVERIEIHRGAGPAKFGNTLGGVVNIVTRKPDEKPETSISTVYGSHDTWDTKASHAWKIGPAAWSLSASHYETDGYLRNNFTERDNFSADLSFDLSGGFEMGAGLTVSDMENGNPVYNRPDSPYYKGGDPDADERELGGPGIGARLLQGAFAWGERSATEDENIAFTAFGLKKFASGHIRTDFRIWNQDRHEVYYDATDSNKKIYERDTKAEDDNWSLQAEAVFQLGAHRLEAGGEVQRHGWGEQTVRFIDESYFNGSINFFKFIREGFKGQPDTLGYYAAYVQDTWEIHPKVTLEAGLRQEWFEADSIDSDAFGFDWPAEVGELDENHADPRVALTVRPWEGGSFTARFGIAHRYPTSPEYFWWYLNNGTGFFNTDFNSEEARQYELSYEQSVSDMFDFFVRGYYYDIRDYIASTFVPGVGSVYYNIGEAEIKGTEIGVSADLPYNLRAWANFTWQEGDKDDDPWDTENQLAGQLADFPEIMFNAGLDYAYGEKFTARLWLNYVDDREHFKGRELTELDAYTLLNASATYRVCETKHGKWDLLLSAANLLDEDYEEEEGYPMAGATVIGGVRVSF
- a CDS encoding FmdE family protein; the encoded protein is MKRYVRIVTLLSVLLLSFNCAAAAEKTEIAKLGEQAVATAFAKLSATPGDTGMACLTNAGYVTYRGQSTRILYDVLSEKAGISLGRGNLLPVHTRQDEALWFAFVKKKSATELLMTRVSPGEKGISATEVLNVYVDKEQSFKPFKTVLGQKAFALVTIANGWANGVPEELMNGSLFHDHLCCGVFTGYFTVNFIRKHLPLRDTERYIYIGAPAWCQDDYIMSPLNLTPGKHGYYAMDYPWYRPWKTGEKVYEKLGGIIIRFDSASQTGQAALLRFDWREDDFKQFVGLPDLKLDWKNQPWLHVWYNKFFLSRIDRPEAFVSVLKEKALKSRKDLNRLIKTGANPLKEMLGEDREWVADLN